One genomic window of Deinococcus ruber includes the following:
- a CDS encoding IclR family transcriptional regulator: MLSTVSRAFEVLSLFTPDESQWGATGVARRLDLSKSSAHDLLRSLWELGMLERQPGGQYHLGLGLLALSQQVASVQPWLGAARREMAALAHQTGEIIHLSVLHHGSLLHLEDAHPPGGGEHLGVPPPGLASAQVPPQCSAMGKALLSALPWPQVLELIQRQGLGSLTVNSINTADELQTELQRVRERGYAYDVEEAFPGVCCIAVPVRGAGGQVKAAMSMSVPSPRFAQLKQERRAQLLEAGYHLERVLNAEEALLMAQ; the protein is encoded by the coding sequence ATGTTAAGTACCGTATCGAGAGCCTTCGAGGTTCTATCTCTGTTTACTCCGGACGAGTCTCAGTGGGGCGCGACGGGCGTGGCGCGTCGGCTGGATCTGTCCAAGTCGAGCGCCCACGATCTGCTCAGATCGCTGTGGGAACTGGGCATGCTGGAGCGTCAGCCCGGCGGCCAGTATCACCTGGGACTGGGGCTGCTGGCGCTGTCGCAGCAGGTCGCGTCGGTGCAGCCCTGGCTGGGTGCGGCGCGGCGTGAGATGGCAGCGTTGGCCCACCAGACCGGAGAAATCATTCACCTCAGCGTGCTTCATCACGGGTCGTTGCTGCACCTGGAAGACGCGCACCCACCGGGCGGCGGCGAGCATCTGGGTGTGCCGCCGCCCGGACTGGCCTCGGCGCAGGTGCCGCCCCAGTGCAGCGCGATGGGCAAGGCGCTGCTCTCGGCGCTGCCCTGGCCGCAGGTGCTGGAGCTGATTCAGCGTCAGGGGCTGGGCAGTCTGACGGTCAATTCCATCAACACCGCCGACGAGTTGCAGACCGAATTGCAGCGCGTCCGCGAGCGCGGCTACGCCTACGATGTCGAGGAAGCCTTTCCCGGCGTGTGCTGTATCGCCGTGCCGGTGCGCGGGGCAGGCGGGCAGGTCAAAGCCGCCATGAGCATGTCGGTACCCAGTCCGCGCTTCGCCCAGCTCAAGCAGGAACGCCGCGCACAACTTCTGGAGGCCGGGTATCACCTGGAACGCGTGCTGAACGCAGAAGAAGCCCTCCTGATGGCCCAGTAG